The proteins below are encoded in one region of Ricinus communis isolate WT05 ecotype wild-type chromosome 6, ASM1957865v1, whole genome shotgun sequence:
- the LOC107262162 gene encoding uncharacterized mitochondrial protein AtMg00810-like — MEFDIKNLGQLSYFLGIEIETTHKGLFLSQRKYVLDILKETGKMKAKPINTPMETNVKLNLEVGDPLDNIGHYQHLVGKLIYLIVTRPDIAYAVSMVNQFMHAPRTSHLDAIDIILRHLKGTPSQGIWMKGNNAYAIFSFSNVDWAGNCDIKSTTGFCTFVGGDLVTWKNKKQNVTARSSAEADYRAMASTASELIWIKQVFIDMKVDYKGPIKCITTAKLPGTSHQTLFSTNELNILKSTITSLEKKNNMEKLRPRLSEITNN; from the coding sequence atggaatTTGATATCAAGAACCTAGGTCAACTATCATACTTCCTTGGGATAGAAATAGAAACAACTCATAAAGGTTTGTTTCTGTCTCAAAGAAAGTACGTACTTGACATATTGAAAGAAACTGGAAAAATGAAAGCCAAACCTATAAATACCCCAATGGAAACCAATGTCAAACTTAATTTGGAAGTCGGTGATCCATTAGATAACATAGGACATTATCAGCATCTAGTaggaaaattaatatatctaaTTGTCACTAGACCTGATATCGCTTACGCAGTAAGTATGGTAAATCAGTTTATGCATGCTCCCCGTACTAGCCACTTGGATGCTATTGATATAATTCTTAGACATCTCAAGGGCACTCCAAGTCAAGGTATTTGGATGAAAGGTAATAATGCTTATGCTATATTTAGTTTCTCTAATGTAGATTGGGCAGGAAACTGTGACATAAAGTCAACTACAGGATTCTGCACCTTTGTAGGAGGAGACTTAGTAACATGgaaaaacaagaaacaaaatgTAACCGCAAGATCAAGCGCAGAAGCTGATTATCGAGCCATGGCATCTACAGCTAGCGAACTCATTTGGATCAAACAAGTATTTATTGACATGAAAGTAGACTACAAAGGACCTATAAAATGTATTACGACAGCCAAACTGCCAGGCACATCGCATCAAACCCTGTTTTCCACGAATGAACTAAACATATTGAAATCGACTATCACTTCAttagagaaaaagaacaatATGGAGAAATTGAGACCCCGTTTGTCAGAAATCACAAACAACTAG